A portion of the Bacillus thuringiensis genome contains these proteins:
- a CDS encoding DUF3985 family protein translates to MEILSIILIVLLIYVVFKVAYVALKILAILLIIFLIVEFGSKLLGG, encoded by the coding sequence ATGGAAATTTTATCAATTATTTTGATAGTCTTGCTCATTTATGTTGTTTTTAAAGTAGCATATGTAGCATTAAAGATACTCGCGATCCTATTAATTATCTTTTTAATCGTAGAGTTCGGCAGTAAGTTGCTTGGGGGCTAG
- a CDS encoding DUF3938 domain-containing protein encodes MNQYIRYTIAVLFAIIGGTICFWTNTQLGENIIFNGIETLVSASILGGYIYFLFNPEENAQKTMLLTMIGIVGGCISYSMTNYTLPLQLSSAFFHGLWTWFIAFCLADVFNLLQDNEEDNGRQIESNS; translated from the coding sequence ATGAATCAATATATACGATATACAATAGCTGTCCTGTTTGCTATTATCGGCGGAACAATCTGCTTCTGGACAAACACACAGCTTGGAGAGAATATCATTTTTAATGGAATCGAAACACTTGTAAGCGCTTCAATTTTAGGCGGATACATTTACTTCCTCTTCAATCCAGAAGAAAATGCTCAAAAAACAATGTTATTAACAATGATCGGAATCGTTGGTGGATGTATTTCCTACTCAATGACAAACTATACATTACCACTTCAATTAAGCTCAGCTTTCTTCCACGGTCTATGGACTTGGTTCATTGCATTCTGCTTAGCAGACGTATTCAACCTATTACAAGACAATGAAGAAGATAACGGTCGCCAAATTGAAAGTAACTCTTAA